The Schistocerca americana isolate TAMUIC-IGC-003095 chromosome 5, iqSchAmer2.1, whole genome shotgun sequence genome includes a window with the following:
- the LOC124615951 gene encoding trypsin alpha-3-like, which translates to MLRTGLVLLLVVALCGASTFPLVKPIQGSKPWRPRLDGRIVGGSAVSISQYPWQLYFTMGNYMCGASIISNTWALSAAHCVDGYSTSQMLLRAGTSTRGSGGTTHNIATGYMHASYSNYDYDIAVVQVSNAFSFNSNVQAVGLTSSEPSAGTSVTVTGWGATSSGGSASNTLLAVNVQIIDRNTCNRSYGSITSRMICAGVTGGGKDACQGDSGGPLVSGSTQVGIVSFGNGCALANYPGVYTNVANLRSWIQQASGV; encoded by the exons ATGTTGCGAACTGGTTTGGTGTTACTCCTGGTGGTGGCCCTCTGTGGCGCCTCTACGTTTCCCCTGGTGAAGCCCATCCAGGGGAGCAAGCCCTGGAGGCCTCGTCTGGATGGCCGGATCGTCGGTGGTTCCGCTGTCAGCATCTCCCAGTACCCGTGGCAGCTCTACTTCACCAT GGGCAACTACATGTGTGGCGCCTCAATCATCAGCAACACCTGGGCTCTGTCTGCGGCCCACTGTGTAGACGGCTACTCCACCAGCCAGATGCTGCTGCGCGCTGGCACCTCCACCAGGGGTAGTGGTGGCACCACCCACAACATCGCCACCGGCTACATGCACGCGAGCTACTCTAATTACGACTACGACATCGCCGTCGTGCAGGTATCCAACGCCTTCAGCTTCAACAGCAACGTGCAGGCCGTGGGTCTGACCTCGTCAGAGCCCTCTGCTGGAACGTCGGTAACAGTTACCGGCTGGGGTGCGACCTCATCTGGCGGCAGTGCCTCCAACACGCTGCTGGCGGTGAACGTCCAGATCATTGACCGCAACACGTGCAACCGTTCGTATGGCAGCATCACAAGCCGCATGATCTGCGCAGGAGTGACCGGAGGCGGCAAGGACGCCTGCCAGGGAGACAGCGGCGGTCCTCTGGTGTCCGGCTCCACCCAGGTGGGCATCGTCTCCTTTGGCAACGGATGCGCCTTGGCCAACTACCCGGGCGTTTACACCAACGTAGCCAACCTGAGGTCCTGGATCCAACAAGCTTCTGGCGTCTAA